A portion of the Toxoplasma gondii ME49 chromosome VIIb, whole genome shotgun sequence genome contains these proteins:
- a CDS encoding hypothetical protein (encoded by transcript TGME49_263335), with product MYAHVCDSFCMRLWLLKPPDASGRNGKSSWGFFKATPLPRACATQPTSESAVKIRSFASYPERFPSLGIRTRFARIFKCTFWKPWVETKCLVHTQRIPQ from the exons ATGTATGCGCACGTGTGTGATTCTTTCTGTATGCGCCTATGGTTGCTTAAACCACCTGATGCCTCGGGGCGAAACGGGAAATCGAGCTGGGGCTTCTTCAAAGCGACACCACTACCACGCGCATGCGCAACTCAGCCGACGTCGGAAAGCGCGGTCAAAATTCGATCTTTCGCTTCGTACCCCGAACGATTCCCCTCTCTTGGTATTCGTACTCGCTTCGCTCGAATCTTCAAATGCACTTTCTG GAAACCGTGGGTGGAAACAAAGTGTTTGGTTCACACTCAACGCATACCTCAGTAA
- a CDS encoding hypothetical protein (encoded by transcript TGME49_263327~Predicted trans-membrane domain (TMHMM2.0):42-60), protein MQIISSTRFSSTRQHLDEVIPMSQMACHFSCGPPRRTRSKTNFISLFILVFATLIIAFVLDKSWTKSLNCHKTSHPRCSVRSLTIFLQLTADV, encoded by the exons atgcagataaTTTCATCCACGCGGTTCAGCTCGACCAGGCAACATTTGGATGAGGTCATTCCAATGAGTCAAATGGCCTGCCACTTTTCCTGCGGGCCACCGCGTAGAACCAGATCAAAAACGAATTTCATCTCGCTGTTTATCCTGGTTTTTGCGACCCTCATC ATTGCTTTCGTGTTGGACAAGTCCTGGACGAAATCACTCAACTGTCACAAGACATCGCACCCGCGGTGCTCGGTGAGGAGCCTCACCATTTTTCTTCAACTTACCGCAGACGTCTGA
- a CDS encoding Adaptin ear-binding coat-associated protein 2 (NECAP-2) isoform 2 family protein (encoded by transcript TGME49_263330) — protein sequence MRSCRFSWSSQFRSVLRTSEEIIPSQEMPQMATDAPEAKSRPVEAEDAAPPVENKDDNEALEFIVYNCREVTVYKIPPRTPQGHRAENWKDVLWAGKLQVASKGRKSSIRLIDKQSGHLFAVCPLPENHEEAVERAVDSSRYFVFRLDNGKGRHAYVGVSFADRNDAFDFTCALNEEERRQRAARMDGPTDAEAPSASSSSAPERDFRLMEGEKIRVNIPGIRCKSRARPSQSDSETPSAADKPSTLFSGLLPPPPESRSRDAEGQETTGNRQQGPTIPSDSFSFEFTDFQRGE from the exons ATGCGTAGCTGTCGATTCAGCTGGAGTTCTCAATTTCGTTCTGTTCTGCGTACTTCCGAAGAAATTATTCCTTCTCAAGAAATGCCTCAAATGGCGACAGATGCTCCCGAGGCAAAATCCAGACCCGTAGAAGCCGAGGACGCTGCCCCTCCAGTCGAAAACAAAGATGATAACGAGGCTCTCGAATTCATCGTCTACAACTGCAGAGAGGTCACTGTCTACAAAATTCCTCCGAGGACGCCCCAGGGTCACCG AGCAGAGAACTGGAAAGACGTTCTGTGGGCAGGAAAACTTCAAGTTGCCAGCAAGGGTCGCAAGTCTTCCATACGCCTGATCGACAAACAAAGCG GACATCTTTTTGCTGTCTGTCCGTTGCCGGAGAACCATGAGGAAGCAGTTGAGAGAG cGGTTGACAGTTCGCGGTATTTTGTTTTCCGCCTCGACAATGGAAAAG GTCGACACGCGTATGTCGGAGTCAGCTTCGCTGACCGTAACGACGCCTTCGACTTTACTTGTGCTttgaacgaagaagagag gAGACAGCGTGCCGCGAGGATGGACGGACCAACAGACGCCGAAGCTCCAAGTGCGAGCTCGTCGAGTGCCCCCGAACGGGACTTCCGATTGATGGAAG GTGAAAAGATTCGCGTGAACATCCCGGGCATCAGGTGCAAATCAAG AGCGAGACCCTCTCAGTCCGATTCGGAAACACCGTCGGCAGCAGACAAGCCATCTACTCTCTTCTCGGGGCTTTTGCCCCCGCCCCCAGAGAGCAGAAGTCGAG ATGCAGAGGGACAAGAGACGACAGGAAATCGACAACAAGGTCCCACA ATACCGAGCGattccttttccttcgagTTCACAGACTTCCAGCGCGGCGAATGA
- a CDS encoding tetratricopeptide repeat protein 11, putative (encoded by transcript TGME49_263323~Predicted trans-membrane domain (TMHMM2.0):118-141), which translates to MEDSNFSLQAETQQLREQYNAQLRMDSPSPRLQFEYACLLSCSPNRDEVRESLELFGELLDIGFNRPDCLFQISLAHLKLGEYHLAKRRVETLLRLEPRNLSALSLHSLIIDRASHDGLIGSVLLGLAVGGCVWYLTRLWTLSK; encoded by the exons ATGGAAGACTCCAACTTCAGTCTCCAAGCCGAGACTCAGCAGCTCAGGGAACAATACAATGCA CAACTACGTATGGACAGTCCGTCGCCGCGACTCCAGTTTGAGTATGCATGCCTTCTGTCCTGTTCGCCAAACCGAGACGAAGTCCGGGAGTCTCTGGAACTCTTCGGTGAACTTCTCGACATTGGTTTTAACCG GCCCGATTGCCTCTTTCAGATTTCCCTAGCGCACCTTAAACTGGGAGAGTACCATCTCGCAAAACGCAGAGTTGAAACTCTTCTCCGTTTG GAGCCGCGAAATCTGTCTGCCCTGTCTTTGCACAGCCTAATCATAGACCGGGCTTCCCATG ATGGTCTCATTGGCTCCGTGCTTCTCGGCCTCGCCGTAG GCGGCTGCGTTTGGTATCTCACGCGTTTGTGGACGCTATCAAAATAA
- a CDS encoding WD domain, G-beta repeat-containing protein (encoded by transcript TGME49_263360), with translation MQPGKSLSHAGRRRQQRQLEASPPPTSRVPARQPPRRGMFIPACSSGDPEAAPQPFLGGEASHFPGRSSENGLRPRKTERVSRNGEPIFDPDPEPLLSGIKRERMQACSGLAAAFLDLEGHFHIRSTRASELGEEQLRLFSRLQEGRSRTWREPSCDVSAATHSSFCAQNPEKGVGEAAELERTTSPACRERRTGGEEENVSDEEFYDATDACDVARDAPERSFSPRRSPASARPAQGGHDEEATSSCFEGERSWPLLRRREHGDASAFFTTREGRSTESECSDARGRQRSAYDQARVVRQCSFTTAVEAYFPTADKESSVGGRLLSRRSSSVSSLEEGVHTLYRDAGRRGLASEKGSEELRNSVATPRGEFLAAFDATGLRFQQHNVESRQEKIEQENEHGRHEDTAEGVTPVDTQGKESRDSRAGCGREKIDERIGSAAEESSRVPGDRETNGLPDGELRHCDCSESPAASPFASSAVSTSVAPALSRFVSLGSSGSQMLRSGVSSVSLPSKRTWMTRSVNAVKRLGGRRQLSGESTTSTRTNLSATGASSRMVTTDGKTATSAVPRSGGRGAQHAGADYAGLHPFPAVLKRSVTKGNKHQPPLSEVWCVRAIETGDRAALWATAISPAGDWLAAAGQTGVISLWSVPSLCVSALSRRGRGEDKRGRKFAGSLTGKRDSERPLPQRDGAHLSMKDADKNEMTHAETVHLEKVDGTRRGRTFREMRSRGSHDGGRSTATDEACEQCQSDPGTLASHAPDGGTPPQEGHENEIVCRPAHMRASSLPVSLSSASNHRSSPSSRLACASHLRRRNPRGVRTPDSGARPLRPFASLPGERVGVVGRGKAAVCGFPAERRTRSDETSTPSAAAAAEETNGSEAPACGGDTPESVRAKAPVGAGAKKAFSRGLRAHTEEGVASLLGRGDREAGREKREEANASRSQATPWFISNRPTLCLTGHSAAIIQLVWAPTQKAALLLSASLDKTVRLWWPAKQPEAVAVLRCRDWPTSVAFHPTFKNVVFTGCLDATVQVWRLFPVSDSSGARAREDRGRREEGSRQKEGKTLWDARVVEYLKVTELVTAISLSPNGSVLAVGFRNGTIAFYDAQTLKFRNELDCRNRKGKFSKGRKVTSLEWHASGLALCVTTNDSRIRIFRATDLSCVAKFKGHINEQIMLRANYTNEGTGLVCGSENGWICCWNVADPRSSIADGVERRFRGNVLSSKLSIPATNRRPTNANFAGIKAFTELLTCSLVAPASFASALVSRIGVHPLGSPSAKHTGSRRLSLRKFVFRSDSGVSAGLRGVQGETTGRSHSKSNVDRLSHAPPGDRQETVTDGFSSGCLPAQDSALPRDPRCLLLPPSSCGVADSRLFNVGKGELVDRQGSHLAALKAMCLPKYGRGSPSGTLGSLPAHASEGGEEDLDARGRSLDKVDFLGKSSLFSSVNRPGSDSPVLYNGGSEAPYSRPPSECGSAGFALAAPGLSGFPAKDLPLKAESPSSGASTPGRGDYGGAFCSSLDERRKNQEGDRYYHEGEELHIALPASVYREECRQRSSSTSLPLVVVAGSHHGKLRIFVNFGQELRNF, from the exons ATGCAACCAGGGAAATCTCTTTCACATGCAGGTCGGAGGCGACAGCAACGGCAGCTCGAAGCTTCCCCGCCTCCCACCTCGCGAGTCCCTGCGCGTCAGCCTCCCCGTCGTGGTATGTTCatacctgcatgcagttctggAGACCCCGAGGCCGCGCCTCAGCCTTTCCTAGGTGGGGAGGCCTCACACTTTCCTGGGAGGTCCTCTGAAAATGGTTTGCGTCCCCGCAAAACCGAGCGCGTGTCGAGGAACGGAGAGCCGATTTTTGATCCGGACCCGGAGCCTCTGCTGTCGGGCATCAAGCgagagcgcatgcaagctTGCTCGGGTCTCGCGGCTGCCTTTCTCGACCTAGAAGGCCACTTCCACATCCGCAGCACGCGAGCGTCGGAGCTGGGGGAGGAGCAActtcgtttgttttctcgGCTTCAAGAGGGTCGGTCGCGAACTTGGAGAGAGCCGAGCTGCGACGTGTCTGCGGCGACGCACTCCAGCTTTTGCGCTCAAAACCCAGAGAAGGGCGTCGGCGAAGCTGCCGAGCTCGAGCGCACGACCTCGCCTGCGTGCAGGGAGCGCAGAACtggtggagaggaagaaaacgtttcCGACGAAGAATTCTACGACGCCACTGACGCCTGCGATGTCGCTCGCGATGCCCCAGAACGATCATTTTCACCGCGACGGAGCCCTGCGTCTGCTAGGCCCGCCCAGGGAGGCCACGACGAAGAAGCTACTTCGTCTTGTTTCGAGGGCGAGCGAAGCTGGCCGTTGCTCAGGCGAAGAGAACACGGAGACGCGAGTGCGTTCTTTACGACAAGGGAAGGCAGAAGCACCGAAAGCGAGTGCAGTGATGCACGTGGCAGACAACGGTCGGCATACGACCAGGCGCGGGTCGTCAGACAGTGCTCCTTCACCACTGCGGTTGAGGCCTATTTTCCGACGGCAGACAAAGAAAGTTCTGTCGGCGGGAGGCTCTTGTCGCGACGCTCTTCGAGTGTATCTTCACTGGAAGAGGGTGTCCATACACTGTACCGCGACGCCGGCAGGCGAGGCCTCGCGAGCGAGAAGGGCAGCGAGGAATTGAGAAACTCTGTCGCCACGCCGCGAGGAGAATTCCTCGCGGCATTTGACGCCACAGGTCTGCGATTTCAGCAGCACAACGTGGAGTCTCGTCAAGAGAAGATCgaacaagaaaacgaacatGGACGCCACGAAGATACGGCGGAAGGCGTAACTCCAGTCGACAcgcaaggaaaagaaagccGAGATTCTCGTGCAGGTTGTGGGAGGGAAAAGATCGACGAACGCATAGGGTCTGCTGCAGAGGAATCTTCGAGGGTcccgggagacagagagacaaacggacTTCCAG ATGGAGAGCTTCGTCACTGCGATTGCTCGGAAAGTCCCGCAGCGTCGCCCTTTGCGAGTTCGGCAGTTTCTACGTCGGTCGCGCCTGCCTTGTCAcgcttcgtgtctcttgGATCTTCTGGAAGTCAGATGCTTCGAAGCGGCGTTTCGAGTGTCTCTTTGCCTTCAAAGCGAA CATGGATGACACGGTCAGTTAATGCCGTCAAACGACTCGGGGGCCGCAGGCAACTCTCTGGCGAGTCGACGACTAGTACAAGGACGAATCTCTCAGCAACCGGCGCGAG ctcACGAATGGTCACTACAGATGGGAAGACAGCGACGTCTGCAGTGCCTCGCTCGGGAGGCCGCGGAGCCCAACATGCAGGCGCCGATTATGCTGGACTG CACCCCTTCCCTGCCGTTTTGAAGCGGAGCGTGACAAAGGGAAACAAGCACCAGCCTCCACTTTCGGAGGTCTGGTGCGTGAGGGCGATAGAAACAG GTGACCGCGCGGCCCTTTGGGCGACGGCGATTTCTCCGGCGGGGGACTGGCTAGCTGCGGCTGGCCAGACGGGTGTGATTTCTCTTTGGTCGGTTCCttcgctctgcgtctcggccCTTTCTCGACGCGGCCGAGGCGAAgacaaacgaggaagaaagttTGCGGGCTCTCTGActgggaagagagacagcgaacgaCCGCTGCCACAGCGTGATGGCGCGCATCTGTCCAtgaaagacgcagacaagAACGAAATGACTCACGCCGAAACAGTGCATTTGGAGAAAGTCGACGGAACTAGACGAGGCAGGACTTTCAGAGAGATGCGCAGTCGCGGCAGCCACGATGGAGGGAGGTCGACGGCGACAGACGAGGCAT GTGAACAGTGTCAGTCCGATCCCGGCACGCTCGCGTCGCACGCGCCAGACGGCGGCACCCCTCCCCAGGAAGGACATGAAAACGAAATCGTCTGCAGGCCTGCTCACATGcgagcttcttcgctgccagttagcctctcttctgcttcgaaTCACCGGTCTTCGCCCTCCTCTCGCCTGGCCTGCGCGTCTCACCTGCGGCGCCGCAACCCgcggggtgtacgtacaccggacTCGGGGGCACGGCCTCTGCGGCCGTTCGCGTCTTTGCCTGGGGAGCGTGTAGGGGTTGtcgggagaggaaaggcggcCGTTTGCGGGTTCCCAGCCGAGAGGCGAACCCGAAGTGACGAGACCTCGACTCCATCTGCTGCTGCGGCAgcggaggaaacgaacggTTCCGAGGCGCCAGCCTGCGGTGGCGATACACCCGAGAGCGTTCGCGCGAAGGCGCCTGTGGGTGCAGGAGCAAAGAAAGCTTTTTCTCGGGGACTCCGAGCTCACACGGAGGAAGGAGTTGCTTCTCTGTTAggtcgcggagacagagaagcagggcgagaaaagcgagaagaagcaaatgcGTCACGTAGCCAAGCGACACCGTGGTTTATATCCAACCGGCCGACCCTCTGTCTCACAGGTCACTCGGCCGCCATCATCCAGCTTGTCTGGGCGCCTACTCAGAAGGCTGCGCTGCTCCTCAGCGCCTCTCTCGACAAGACG GTGCGCCTGTGGTGGCCGGCGAAGCAGCCAGAAGCCGTCGCGGTTCTGCGGTGTCGGGACTGGCCGACAAGCGTCGCCTTCCACCCGACTTTCAAG aatgTCGTGTTTACCGGGTGTCTCGACGCGACAGTGCAAGTCTGGAGACTCTTCCCGGTTTCGGACTCGAGTGGCGCCCGCGCCCGCGAGGAccgaggcagacgagaagaaggaagtcgacagaaagaaggaaaaacccTCTGGGATGCACGCGTTGTCGAGTACCTGAAAGTCACAGAGCTGGTCACCgccatttctctctctcccaa cGGGTCCGTCCTCGCTGTTGGCTTCAGAAATGGAACAATCGCTTTCTACGACGCTCAG accctGAAGTTCCGCAATGAGTTAGACTGCAGAAACCGGAAAGGGAAGTTCTCAAAAGGGAGGAAA GTGACCAGCCTGGAGTGGCACGCCAGcggcctcgctctctgtgtcACGACAAACGATTCGCGTATTCGCATTTTCAGAGCCACG GACCTGTCCTGCGTCGCCAAATTCAAAGGCCACATTAACGAACAAATCATGTTACGTGCCAACTACAC aaacgaaggaacagGCTTGGTCTGCGGCTCTGAGAACGGCTGGATCTGTTGCTGGAATGTGGCGGATCCGCGCTCCTCGATTGCCGACGGCGTGGAGAGGCGATTCCGCGG GAATGTTCTGAGCAGCAAGCTGTCGATTCCCGCGACCAACCGTCGCCCGACGAACGCGAATTTTGCCGGCATCAAAG CTTTTACGGAGCTTTTGACTTGCAGTCTGGTTGCGCCTGCGTCGTTCGCGAGTGCGTTGGTGTCTCGAATTGGAGTCCATCCGCTGGGGTCTCCGTCAGCGAAGCACACCGGAAGTCgacgtctgtctctgcggaaGTTTGTGTTTCGCTCGGACAGCGGCGTCAGCGCAGGCTTGCGGGGCGTgcagggagagacgacgggTCGTTCTCATTCCAAATCGAATGTGGATCGCCTCTCCCATGCGCCTCCAGGCGACAGGCAAGAGACTGTGACCGACGGGTTTTCCTCTGGCTGCCTCCCCGCCCAGGACTCTGCGCTGCCGCGAGAcccgcgctgtctcctgttgCCCCCGTCGTCGTGTGGGGTCGCAGACTCGCGCCTGTTCAACGTGGGGAAGGGCGAACTCGTGGACAGACAGGGATCCCATCTGGCGGCGCTCAAGGCGATGTGTCTGCCGAAATATGGGCGAGGATCTCCGAGTGGCACTCTGGGGTCGCTCCCGGCTCACGCGAGCgaggggggagaagaggacctCGACGCGAGGGGTCGATCGTTGGACAAGGTGGATTTCTTGGGAAAAAGCagccttttctcgtctgtgAATCGACCAGGAAGCGACTCTCCAGTTCTTTACAACGGGGGGTCAGAAGCCCCCTACAGCCGACCGCCTTCAGAGTGCGGCTCTGCGGGGTTCGCTCTCGCTGCCCCAGGTCTGAGTGGCTTCCCTGCTAAGGACTTACCTCTGAAGGCCGAGTCGCCTTCGAGTGGTGCGTCGACTCCAGGCCGGGGAGACTACGGGGGTGCATTCTGCAGCTCTCTggatgagagaagaaagaaccaGGAAGGGGATCGATACTACCATGAAGGGGAAGAACTCCACATCGCTCTGCCGGCGTCTGTCTACCGAGAGGAGTGTCGGCAACGCAG CTCCAGTACGTCCCTTCCCCTTGTGGTGGTGGCGGGAAGTCACCACGGCAAACTTCGAATTTTTGTGAACTTTGGTCAGGAACTCCGAAACTTCTAA
- a CDS encoding RNA methyltransferase, TrmH family protein (encoded by transcript TGME49_263340), translating into MVGKRENVAAPNCDWKDGEGLPSLSCRVRYVTSAEDPTVCMYRMKGVRDNYVFSQLKAQMLARKAWYVPACSSTVVRRALSSPFYPIKSVLLTPALLREMAHNIERAIHRRPKLLKAYETIGCGSQVAQDGTLEQSVPTPACPKADSLKLAVDGVPETQAIDDDQVEVLLVTESLFSEILGMPVNHRQCCAALIDVRMLTVDALRKIPSRSVTDSFAGESGSAVAEATLQRKSLSRASETTARGETSSVSSDALFPVLVLDDVQNSDNIGTLMRTAFSLGVRSVLLSPVSFAAVNARSARVSMGSMFHLRLLKCDPFTPDSALCSVGGGFAWSRHSGLDLSTYPSAPRSPLPAALRNLRLVSPSCVVVGTSPLGDPRILHQPKEWIRNRRNVCRSQENSPSQITQQDELDSEGQLANSGGFGCCISAIAAEKSLKEVKCLHRDSAAGDPKGTGTQEIGVDEDEEIRLAVVVGNEQKGSSREVLDACDGIAAIAQVKGDSLSVSTAAAVVLYTLQQETLIKLREQVPFVPDEDLLTDDVL; encoded by the coding sequence ATGgtaggaaagagagaaaatgtgGCCGCGCCAAATTGTGACTGGAAGGATGGGGAAGGCCTTCCGTCGCTGTCGTGCCGGGTGAGGTACGTGACGTCGGCTGAGGATCCAACAGTGTGCATGTATCGAATGAAGGGTGTTCGCGACAACTATGTTTTCTCTCAGTTAAAAGCGCAGATGTTGGCAAGAAAGGCCTGGTATGTGCCTGCGTGCTCTTCGACAGTCGTGCGTCGCGCTCTGTCGAGTCCATTCTATCCTATAAAGTCTGTACTCTTGACCCCAGCCCTGCTGCGTGAAATGGCACACAATATTGAGAGAGCCATTCATCGACGGCCTAAGCTGCTGAAGGCCTACGAGACAATCGGATGTGGCAGCCAGGTCGCGCAGGATGGGACGCTGGAGCAATCGGTGCCGACCCCTGCATGCCCGAAGGCAGATTCTCTGAAGCTTGCCGTCGATGGGGTTCCCGAAACCCAGGCAATCGATGACGACCAAGTGGAAGTTCTCCTTGTCACGGAAAGTCTTTTCAGCGAGATTCTGGGGATGCCAGTGAACCACCGCCAGTGCTGTGCAGCATTGATCGATGTGCGCATGTTGACAGTTGACGCTTTGAGAAAAATACCTTCACGCAGTGTCACTGATTCTTTCGCAGGCGAGAGTGGGTCTGCTGTGGCGGAAGCAACGCTCCAGCGCAAATCGCTTTCGCGAGCCTCAGAAACAACTGCGCGGGGTGAAACAagttctgtttcttccgaTGCCTTGTTCCCGGTGCTTGTTCTGGACGACGTCCAGAACTCAGATAACATTGGCACGCTTATGCGAACAGCCTTTTCGCTGGGCGTCAGGTCTGTGCTTTTGTCTCCCGTGTCCTTTGCAGCGGTGAACGCACGATCAGCCAGAGTGTCAATGGGATCTATGTTCCACTTGCGGTTGCTGAAGTGTGACCCTTTTACCCCAGACAGTGCTTTGTGCTCTGTGGGCGGCGGGTTCGCCTGGAGTCGTCACTCCGGACTGGATCTGTCGACTTACCCCTCTGCTCCACGCTCGCCGCTGCCGGCGGCTCTTAGGAATCTGCGGCTTGTTTCACCTTCCTGTGTTGTCGTCGGCACGAGTCCTCTAGGGGACCCAAGAATTTTGCACCAGCCAAAAGAGTGGATTCGTAACCGACGAAACGTGTGTAGGTCACAGGAAAACTCTCCATCTCAGATTACTCAGCAGGATGAACTCGACAGCGAGGGTCAACTTGCGAACTCAGGTGGCTTCGGTTGTTGCATCTCTGCAATCGCAGCCGAGAAAAGTCTCAAAGAGGTGAAATGTCTGCACAGGGATAGTGCGGCAGGCGATCCGAAAGGTACAGGTACCCAGGAGATTGGGGTCGATGAGGACGAGGAAATACGTTTGGCTGTAGTGGTGGGAAATGAACAGAAAGGGAGTTCACGGGAGGTTCTTGACGCATGTGACGGCATAGCAGCGATAGCTCAGGTCAAAGGTGATTCTTTGAGTGTGTCGACGGCCGCAGCTGTCGTTCTTTACACACTTCAGCAGGAGACTCTGATCAAGCTGCGGGAACAAGTTCCCTTTGTCCCTGATGAGGACCTCTTGACTGATGATGTGTTATGA
- a CDS encoding hypothetical protein (encoded by transcript TGME49_263350~Predicted trans-membrane domain (TMHMM2.0):99-122:128-148:151-174:211-234) — translation MEVAHFDSFSSPIRATCAMKNEESPSSDGPDLDGHVLEDLDLQHETTRSDHLAPPDAIIEVEPAPEKVPLAKVAQNGSCSPVELTSRTCSCWKVSLSHIVTFLTLCCFVFITATVACRLAIGNSQTEPAVIFIVTCIVAAVGIWGIVARSPGLTIGFACLLVLLTVATIVCGSLEANRFREEFATLEELKRKPALTPEEEQQVKDISESLKILAAFVALYFLCAALVLVTCILTFKLHRTLAENEGGRKVDVARGTCAETYEAKPTEAMSRNQENDGRGATALSADAQIPLTPAPAVGPAATNDEAEGEQVSEN, via the coding sequence ATGGAGGTGGCGCACTTTGACTCGTTCAGTTCTCCAATACGAGCAACCTGCGCAATGAAAAACGAGGAATCTCCGTCCTCGGACGGTCCAGATCTTGACGGACACGTCTTGGAGGACCTCGATCTACAGCACGAGACGACAAGGAGCGACCACCTCGCACCCCCGGATGCCATCATCGAGGTTGAGCCTGCTCCTGAAAAGGTTCCGCTAGCAAAAGTGGCACAAAATGGCAGCTGCTCCCCAGTGGAGTTAACCAGCAGAACGTGCAGCTGCTGGAAAGTTTCCTTGTCTCACATAGTTACCTTCTTGACTCTCTGTTGCTTTGTGTTCATTACGGCGACCGTCGCCTGTCGCCTGGCAATAGGAAACAGTCAGACTGAACCAGCAGTCATTTTCATAGTTACTTGCATAGTCGCAGCAGTGGGTATATGGGGGATTGTTGCACGGAGTCCAGGGCTGACAATCGGCTTCGCCTGCCTACTTGTTCTGTTGACCGTAGCAACGATTGTTTGCGGCTCGTTGGAAGCCAACCGTTTCAGAGAGGAGTTTGCAACACTGGAagaactgaagagaaaaccAGCTTTGACTCCCGAGGAGGAGCAGCAAGTGAAAGACATCTCAGAATCGCTAAAGATCCTGGCAGCCTTTGTGGCTCTTTATTTCCTGTGCGCTGCCCTGGTCCTTGTCACGTGCATCCTTACTTTCAAGTTGCATCGAACTCTAGCCGAAAacgagggaggaagaaaggtcGATGTGGCGCGGGGGACCTGTGCTGAAACGTACGAAGCAAAACCGACAGAAGCAATGAGTCGAAATCAAGAAAATGATGGACGAGGGGCAACCGCCCTATCGGCAGATGCCCAAATCCCTCTGACACCTGCGCCTGCAGTCGGCCCAGCGGCGACAAATGATGAGGCGGAAGGTGAACAGGTCTCAGAAAATTGA